From Streptomyces sp. Edi4, one genomic window encodes:
- the sucC gene encoding ADP-forming succinate--CoA ligase subunit beta: MDLFEYQARDLFAKHGVPVLAGEVIDTPEAAREATERLGGKSVVKAQVKVGGRGKAGGVKLAADADEAVARATDILGMDIKGHTVHKVMIAELSPEIEAEYYVSYLLDRTNRTFLAMASVQGGMDIEEVAEKTPEALAKVPVNAVEGVDIEKAREIVALAKFPADVAEGVAEAMVTLWKTFVAEDALLVEVNPLVKTKDGRILALDGKVSLDENAEFRQPGHEALEDKAAANPLEAAAKAKNLNYVKLDGEVGIIGNGAGLVMSTLDVVAYAGEAYTSANGGGVKPANFLDIGGGASAQVMANGLEIILGDADVKSVFVNVFGGITACDEVANGIIQALALLADKGEEVTKPLVVRLDGNNAELGRKILSDANHPLVQRVDTMDGAADKAAELAAAK, encoded by the coding sequence GTGGACCTGTTCGAGTACCAGGCGAGGGACCTCTTCGCCAAGCACGGTGTACCGGTGCTGGCCGGTGAAGTGATCGACACGCCTGAGGCGGCGCGCGAGGCCACTGAGCGTCTCGGCGGCAAGTCGGTCGTCAAGGCGCAGGTGAAGGTCGGTGGCCGCGGCAAGGCCGGCGGCGTGAAGCTGGCCGCCGACGCGGACGAGGCAGTCGCCCGCGCCACGGACATCCTCGGCATGGACATCAAGGGCCACACGGTCCACAAGGTGATGATCGCCGAGCTGTCGCCCGAGATCGAGGCGGAGTACTACGTCTCGTACCTCCTCGACCGCACCAACCGCACCTTCCTCGCCATGGCGTCGGTGCAGGGCGGCATGGACATCGAGGAGGTCGCGGAGAAGACCCCCGAGGCCCTGGCGAAGGTCCCGGTCAACGCCGTCGAGGGCGTCGACATCGAGAAGGCCCGCGAGATCGTGGCCCTGGCGAAGTTCCCGGCCGACGTGGCCGAGGGCGTCGCCGAGGCCATGGTGACCCTGTGGAAGACCTTCGTCGCCGAGGACGCGCTCCTCGTCGAGGTCAACCCGCTGGTGAAGACCAAGGACGGCCGCATCCTCGCCCTCGACGGCAAGGTGTCGCTCGACGAGAACGCCGAGTTCCGTCAGCCCGGCCACGAGGCGCTTGAGGACAAGGCCGCGGCCAACCCCCTCGAGGCGGCCGCCAAGGCCAAGAACCTCAACTACGTGAAGCTCGACGGCGAGGTCGGCATCATCGGCAACGGCGCGGGTCTCGTCATGAGCACCCTGGACGTCGTCGCGTACGCCGGTGAGGCGTACACATCGGCGAATGGCGGCGGCGTGAAGCCGGCCAACTTCCTCGACATCGGCGGCGGCGCCTCCGCCCAGGTGATGGCGAACGGCCTGGAGATCATCCTCGGCGACGCGGACGTCAAGTCCGTGTTCGTCAACGTCTTCGGCGGCATCACCGCCTGCGACGAGGTCGCCAACGGCATCATCCAGGCGCTGGCCCTCCTCGCCGACAAGGGCGAAGAGGTCACCAAGCCGCTCGTCGTCCGTCTCGACGGCAACAACGCGGAGCTGGGTCGCAAGATCCTCAGCGACGCCAACCACCCGCTGGTGCAGCGCGTGGACACCATGGACGGCGCGGCCGACAAGGCCGCCGAGCTCGCGGCTGCGAAGTAA
- the sucD gene encoding succinate--CoA ligase subunit alpha — MAIFLTKDSKVIVQGMTGATGMKHTKLMLADGTNIVGGVNPRKAGTSVDFDGTDVPVFGSVKEAMEKTGADVSVLFVPPAHAKAAVVEAIDAEIGLAVVITEGIAVHDSAAFWAYANSKGNKTRIIGPNCPGLITPGQSNAGIIPGDITKPGRIGLVSKSGTLTYQMMYELRDIGFSSAVGIGGDPVIGTTHIDALAAFEADPETDLIVMIGEIGGDAEERAADYIKANVTKPVVGYVAGFTAPEGKTMGHAGAIVSGSSGTAQAKKEALEAAGVKVGKTPTETAKLARAILGS, encoded by the coding sequence ATGGCTATCTTCCTCACCAAGGACAGCAAGGTCATCGTCCAGGGCATGACCGGCGCCACGGGCATGAAGCACACCAAGCTCATGCTGGCCGACGGCACCAACATCGTCGGTGGCGTGAACCCGCGCAAGGCCGGCACCTCCGTCGACTTCGACGGCACGGACGTCCCGGTCTTCGGCTCCGTCAAGGAAGCGATGGAGAAGACGGGCGCCGACGTCTCCGTCCTCTTCGTGCCGCCGGCCCACGCCAAGGCCGCCGTCGTCGAGGCGATCGACGCCGAGATCGGTCTCGCCGTCGTCATCACCGAGGGCATCGCCGTGCACGACTCGGCAGCCTTCTGGGCGTACGCGAACTCCAAGGGCAACAAGACCCGCATCATCGGCCCCAACTGCCCCGGTCTGATCACGCCGGGCCAGTCCAACGCCGGCATCATCCCGGGCGACATCACCAAGCCGGGCCGTATCGGCTTGGTGTCGAAGTCCGGCACGCTGACGTACCAGATGATGTACGAGCTGCGCGACATCGGCTTCTCGTCCGCCGTCGGCATCGGTGGCGACCCGGTCATCGGCACCACGCACATCGACGCGCTCGCCGCGTTCGAGGCCGACCCCGAGACCGACCTGATCGTGATGATCGGCGAGATCGGCGGCGACGCCGAGGAGCGTGCGGCCGACTACATCAAGGCCAACGTCACCAAGCCGGTCGTCGGCTACGTCGCGGGCTTCACCGCGCCCGAGGGCAAGACCATGGGCCACGCCGGCGCCATCGTCTCCGGCTCCTCCGGCACCGCCCAGGCGAAGAAGGAGGCCCTGGAGGCCGCCGGCGTCAAGGTCGGCAAGACGCCGACCGAGACCGCCAAGCTCGCGCGCGCCATCCTCGGCAGCTGA